CAGCCAGAGCCAGCGGAACGGGCTTTCCCGCAGCATTGTCAGCCTGGGTGTCCGTCGAGCCGCCTGCCGGGCAGCCTGCCAAAATGTCAGGCCAAGCGCCAGCCGGGCTGTACGCCAAACTGCTGCCCGGCGTGTGCCGCCTGTGGTGTGCGACATACGTGGCGGCAACATCTTCCGGGCCAGACGGCCACGCCATGCTTTCCTGGGGAAGCTCCAGCGCGAGCCTTTCTCCGTCAGGCACTTGACGGCGGCACGCCAGACGCCAGCCCTCAGCCAGTTCACTGGCGGAAAAAACGTCCGCTTCGGCGGGCAGGGACGCGGGAGCTTTTGCCGCAAAGCGCACCCGGCACCGGCCGCAACGGCCAAGTCCGCCGCACAGGGGCTGGGGGGGCATTTGCCCGGAAAGCCAGATGGCCTGCGAAAGGCTTTGGCCCGGCGCAGCTTCTATTTCAAGGGGTTTTGCGTCCGCGTTTTCCCCCGGGGATGCGGCGGTTCCGGCGGCAAAAAAAATTTGTAACAGCATGGATATCGCTCCGGATGTAGCCTGCCTCAAGGGGCCATGGTTGGCAAGGAAAAGGCGCGGCCGCGCCGTCACGCTGCGCGCCCCTGTCCGCCCTTGTCAAAATGGCCTTTTTCTTGCAATATTTTCCAGCAATAGTTGATCAAGGAAAAAGCAAACCCTCACCAGGCACTTTTGGGGCTGGCATGAACAAAGTTTTGGCGCAAGATGAAGTGGATGCACTGCTTCGCGGGCTTTCCGGCGGCGAAATTGAGAGCGAAGTTGAGACCCCGGAAGACGATTCCGGCATTGTGGCCTTTGACCTTGCCAATCAGGACCGCATCATACGCGGGCGCATGCCCGTGCTTGAAATCGTCAATGACCGTTTCGCCCGGCTTTGCACCAACGCCCTTTCCAACTCCGTGCGCAAGCGCGTTGAACTGAATCCCATATCCATTGATATGACCAAGTTCGGCGAGTTCATGCGCTCCCTGCCCGTGCCCACGTCCATCAACATCTTCAAGATGGACCCCCTGCGCGGCAACGCCATCATGGTTGTGGACTCCCGCCTGGTCTTTGCCCTGGTGGAAAGCGTCTTTGGCGGCGCTGGCTCCCAGCCCAAGGTGGAAGGCCGCGAATTTACCCGCATCGAACAGGCCGTGGTGGATAAGATCGTCAAGATCGCCCTGGAAAATATGGAAGAATCCTGGCGGCCCGTGCACGACGTGAAGCTTGAACTGGTGCGCAGCGAAATCAACCCGCAGTTCGCCGCCATTGTGCCGCCCAGCGACGTCGTTGTCGTCATCACCTTTGAGGTTGAGCTGGATACGGCTCTGGGCTCCATGATTATCTGCCTGCCCTACGCCACCATCGAGCCCATCCGCTCCAAACTGCACGCCAGTTTTCAGACGGAACGGCTTGAAGTGGACCACGCCTGGGTGGCGCGCCTCAAGGAGCGCCTGCTGGAAACGCCCATTGAACTCAAGGTGCACTTCGGCAGCACCACCATCACAGGCAACCAGTTGCTGCGCATGCAGGTTGGCGACGTTCTTGTGCTGGACAAGGATCAGGAAGACCTGCTGAACTGCACCGTGGCCGGAGTCTGCAAGTATCAGGGAATAGCCGGCACCGTGAAGGCCATGAAGTCCTTTCAGATTATCAAGGAAAACGAACCGCAATACACCTGATCGCAGTTGCCGGGCCTGCCCCGGTAGACCTGCGCCGCCTGACGCCGCTTGGCGCTACCTGACGCCGCCGCCAACAGCAAACAGAATTCAGGCGACGCCAAAAGCGCACGCCCGCAGTGTTGCCACAAGCAAAGGCCCGTTTACACAGCCGGGCCTTTTTGTTCATTCCTTCATTTTTTCCAGCATGCGCGCCGCGCGCAACTGCCGCATGCGCGGAGCCAGGATGCGCACTGTCGCCGCTGGCAGATGCGGCACCACGGCCACGCCGTCCGGCACGTCATCGTCATCGCTGTTGTCGCTGCCTTCGGGGTGCAGCAAGATGCTCTGGCAGCCCGCCGCAAGACCAGCCTGCACATCGCGCACGCGGTCGCCGATCATCCAGGAGTTGGCCAGATCAAGATCCAGATCGCGGGCGGCCTGCAGCAGGAGCCCCGGATCGGGCTTGCGGCACTCGCAGGGGCCGGTGATTTCAGGCAGATGCGGGCAGTAGTACCACGCATCTATGGCCGCGTTCTTGGCGGCCAGTTCCGCATTCACCCATTCTTCCAGCAGGCGCAGCGCCTCGCGGTCATACATGCCGCGCGCGATGCCGGACTGGTTGCTCACCACCACAAGCACATAGCCCACGGCCCGCAGGCGCTTGAGCGCCTCGGCCACGCCGGGCAGCCATTGCCAGTCTTCCTTGCGGTATACGTAGCCGACATCCTTGTTCAGCGTGCCGTCACGGTCAAGAAATACTGCCCGCCGCAAAACCTTACCTTCCACCATATGCTTTCTCCTGACCGTTCTTGAGCGGGGCGCCGCCTGCGCCGAACCCGCTTCTTTGTGTCCTGAAGCCGCTGGAAACCACAGATATGCGTCGTCCATCATGCCGCAAATCCTGGCCAATTGCAAAAAAATCCGCACAGGCCCCAGGGCCTTTGATCTTTTCAAAGGTAAAAAGCTCTCACGCTGCACGAGAGTGCAGCGGCCGCAAGCTGCAAGGGTTCAGCCGAAAAGTTTTTTTGATTCAGAAGCGCAAAACGGCCCCATATTCAAAGGAACATGGGGCCGGAAAAGATTTTTTTCAGGCGCTTGCTCAGCGTCTGCCGTGGTAGTCGCGCAGAGTCGCGGCTTCTTCGGCCGCCTGCGCCACAGGCGCGGGCACAATGGTCTTGCCAATGGGGCACAGGGCCAGTGCGGCCAGCTTCACATGCTGCCATGCGAAGGGAATGCCGATAATGGTCACCGCGCATGCGGCGGCGGACACAAGATGTCCCATGGCAATCCAGATGCCCGCCAACAGCAGCCAGATGATGTTGCCCACTGTGCCGAACACGCTCGTGCCCACATCCGGGGAGCCTGTCAGCACATCGCGCGAAACGGGCATCTTGCCAAAGGGGAAAAAGGCGAAGTTGCCCATGACAAAGCACGCGCGCCCCCAGGGGATGCCCACAATGGAGATAAAGCAGAGCACGCCGAACAGCCACCACATGAGGCCCATAAAAACGCCGCCCAGCAAAAACCACAGCGCGTTGCCAAGGCAGCCCAGGGTACTGTTCATATATGTTCTCCCAAATCAGGGTAAACGACGGTAAAGAACACGTTCCACTTGTTATCGCTGCGGCGGTTGCACATGCAGCCGCTCGCCAGCAGCGAAGGCGCAAACACAGCTTCAGCCCGTACCCGCAGGGCTTGCCTGACCCGTTGACGGAAACGTCTACGGGGCAGGACAGATCGATACGGACGAAGACTACACCGCTATGTATTTGCGCTGTTAAGCGCCAAGGCGGGCGCGTCGTAACCTTTGGGAATGCCCATTCTCAAAGGCAAGCGGCTCTAGAAGTGCACCACGACCTGTTCGGTTTCGCCGCCGTCGCCCTTGCTGCGGCGGGCCACATCACCGATGTGCCAGGCGCGCAGGTTGAAGGCCTGAATGCGGCTGATGGCCTCTTCACTCTGATCAGGGGGCAGCACCATCACATAGCCTATGCCGCCGTTGAAAATCTGCAGGATTTCCGGCCAGGAAAGGTCGCCCGTTTCCTTGAGCCAGCGAAAGACCGGAGGCATCTGCCAACTGCCGAAATTGATGCGGGCCTCGACCTGGGCGGGCAGCACGCGGGGGATATTGTCGTAAAAGCCGCCGCCGGTAATATGGGCCATGCCCTTGACCTTGAGGTCGCGCAAAAGGGAGCGCACGGCTTCAACGTAAATGATGGTGGGCGCCAGCATGACTTCGCGCACGGTGGCCCCATCGGCTCCGGGAAAAGCGTCATCAGGTTTGAGACCGCTCTTTTCCAGCACCTTGCGGGCCAGGGAATAGCCGTTGGAGTGCAGACCGGAGGAGGCAATGCCCACGATGTGGTCGCCAACCTGGATGGCCGAACCGTCGATAAGCTTGGCATTGTCCACAATGCCCACGCAAAAGCCCGCGAGATCGTATTCGCCGGGGGCGTACATGTCGGGCATTTCAGCGGTTTCGCCGCCAAGCAGGGCACAGTCGGCCTGACGGCAGCCTTCGGCCACGCCGCCGATGACGGTCTGCGCCGTATCCACGTCAAGCTTGCCCGTTGCAAAATAATCCAGGAAAAACAGAGGATTGGCACCCTGTACCAAGATATCGTTGACGCTCATGGCCACCAGGTCGATACCCACGGTATCGTGCTTGTCAAAAGCAAAGGCCAGCTTGAGCTTGGTGCCCACGCCATCCGTGGAGGAAACCAGCAAAGGCTCGCTCATGCCGCTGAGGTCAGGTCGGAACAGGCCGCCAAAGCCGCCTATATCTGAGATGACACCCCTGGTCTGGGTGCTCTGCACCATAGATTTGATGCGCGAAACAAGGGTATTTCCCGCTTCAATGTCAACGCCTGCCTGCGTATAGGCTTTTGCGCGATCGCTGGACATCCGTAGCCTCCTTTAGATTGGCGTTCTTTAGCAGATTTTGCCGCAAAGCCCAAGCGACTTTTTTGCCATTAGGCCGCGCCAACGTTTTCAGGCTGCCTTTTTTTCCCTTCATCGTGCTGTCGGGCGCTGTCACGTTTTTTTACCAGCGCGCCGATCCTGCCATTTTTCGTAGACCAGTTTCACCGCCACTGCTAGAGTAAGGACGGGAAAGAACATGCGCATACTACCATCAAGAAGGTAGCCATGAAAAAACTTACGTCCATATGTCTGCTGTGCGCGATCTGCGCCCTGTGGAGCGTCCGCCCCACCCCGGCGGCCGGGCGAAACGAAGAGTACGTGCCCCCACCCGGGCAGCAGGGCGGCGCACAGGTATGGGGCACGCAAGACCTTGAAGGCGGCCCCGACCGGCGGGCACATACAAGTACACGGCGCGACAGCAATGGAGACATTGTCACTTCAGTTGTGCCCCCACCGCCGCCTGCGCAGCCGCAGCAATGGAACGGGCCCATCTATGTCACCCCCTGGGTGTCGCCCGACGGCAGCTATACCGTCGGCGGACAGGGCGGCGTCTACCCGGGAGGGCCATATCCTGGCGGGCCGCTCCCCGGAGTGCCCTACCCCGGCGGTCAGTATCCCGGCGGCGGCCAGTATCCCGGCGGCCAGTATCCGGGAAATCCCCATCCGGGGGGACAATATCCCGGTGGCGGACAGTACCACGGCGGCAAGCCTGGCAACGGCCAGTACCACGGCGACCCGCGCCCCGGCCAGCAACACTCCGGCGATCACAATGCCCAGTACCCAGGCCAGCGGCCCGGCGGAGCCCAATCTGGCGGCCCGCAAGCTGGCGGTGGAAGCGACAACTGGCAGCAAGACCCCTATTTCAACAGCAATCCGCATCCCGGCGGCCCCTCCTGGCCCACGGACGGGCCTCGCCCCGGCCCCAATCCTTCACAGGGGCAGGGCAATGTCCAGCGCCAGCCCGCACCGGGCAGCAACCACAATACTTACGGCAATCAGGACTATGGCAGTCAGGGCCATGGCGGACAAGGCTACGGCCCCGGATATAATCAGGGATACAATCAGGGATACGGCCAAACCAATGGGCAACCGTA
This DNA window, taken from Desulfovibrio sp. 86, encodes the following:
- the purM gene encoding phosphoribosylformylglycinamidine cyclo-ligase, coding for MSSDRAKAYTQAGVDIEAGNTLVSRIKSMVQSTQTRGVISDIGGFGGLFRPDLSGMSEPLLVSSTDGVGTKLKLAFAFDKHDTVGIDLVAMSVNDILVQGANPLFFLDYFATGKLDVDTAQTVIGGVAEGCRQADCALLGGETAEMPDMYAPGEYDLAGFCVGIVDNAKLIDGSAIQVGDHIVGIASSGLHSNGYSLARKVLEKSGLKPDDAFPGADGATVREVMLAPTIIYVEAVRSLLRDLKVKGMAHITGGGFYDNIPRVLPAQVEARINFGSWQMPPVFRWLKETGDLSWPEILQIFNGGIGYVMVLPPDQSEEAISRIQAFNLRAWHIGDVARRSKGDGGETEQVVVHF
- a CDS encoding YccF domain-containing protein; the encoded protein is MNSTLGCLGNALWFLLGGVFMGLMWWLFGVLCFISIVGIPWGRACFVMGNFAFFPFGKMPVSRDVLTGSPDVGTSVFGTVGNIIWLLLAGIWIAMGHLVSAAACAVTIIGIPFAWQHVKLAALALCPIGKTIVPAPVAQAAEEAATLRDYHGRR
- the fliM gene encoding flagellar motor switch protein FliM; translated protein: MNKVLAQDEVDALLRGLSGGEIESEVETPEDDSGIVAFDLANQDRIIRGRMPVLEIVNDRFARLCTNALSNSVRKRVELNPISIDMTKFGEFMRSLPVPTSINIFKMDPLRGNAIMVVDSRLVFALVESVFGGAGSQPKVEGREFTRIEQAVVDKIVKIALENMEESWRPVHDVKLELVRSEINPQFAAIVPPSDVVVVITFEVELDTALGSMIICLPYATIEPIRSKLHASFQTERLEVDHAWVARLKERLLETPIELKVHFGSTTITGNQLLRMQVGDVLVLDKDQEDLLNCTVAGVCKYQGIAGTVKAMKSFQIIKENEPQYT
- the gmhB gene encoding D-glycero-beta-D-manno-heptose 1,7-bisphosphate 7-phosphatase — protein: MVEGKVLRRAVFLDRDGTLNKDVGYVYRKEDWQWLPGVAEALKRLRAVGYVLVVVSNQSGIARGMYDREALRLLEEWVNAELAAKNAAIDAWYYCPHLPEITGPCECRKPDPGLLLQAARDLDLDLANSWMIGDRVRDVQAGLAAGCQSILLHPEGSDNSDDDDVPDGVAVVPHLPAATVRILAPRMRQLRAARMLEKMKE